A window of the Pseudomonadales bacterium genome harbors these coding sequences:
- a CDS encoding DEAD/DEAH box helicase, with protein sequence MTDEKTTLSFAELGLPAPLLKALHSVGYETPSPIQAASIPALMSGRDIIGQAQTGTGKTAAFALPMLANIDQSAKHPQALILTPTRELAIQVAEAFQSYARFMKDFHVLPIYGGQDMSTQLKQLRRGVQVIVGTPGRVLDHLRRKSLILSDIKFLVLDEADEMLRMGFIDDVETILSHITGNKQTALFSATLPGPIRKVANRFLENPEHIHIKGQNVTVDTIDQRFWMVNQQQKIDALTRLLEFEEIEAAIIFVRTRETTTQLAEKISARGHSCAAINGDMSQSQREKTIRQLKEGRIDILVATDVAARGLDVERISHVVNYDIPYDSEAYVHRIGRTGRAGRSGHAVLFVTPREQHLLRSIERTTGQRISRIALPSPEDITNQRIQRFKQKINEAIPNTPKQFFDSLIVNLCNEMGETPESLAATLAFLLQESRPLQAPPEPKEKPRKDKFAKEGSRKERPTKDRFNKERGGKDRPEKTQTNRDKSARERPVRSSLDRHDRNGKSISEGSKDRRPTEEVAQDRAERRPRRREIPTVPLELYRLEVGSSHAVTPGDIVGAIANEAGVDSQYFGRIDIQENFSTVELPEGMPKDVLKHLKKVWVRNQKLNISRIGETAKPKSAKPNFKKADAGKAGTTKKMSEPRSKKAVRPKK encoded by the coding sequence ATGACCGACGAAAAAACGACCCTTTCCTTCGCTGAATTGGGACTCCCTGCACCCCTGCTAAAAGCACTGCACAGTGTGGGTTACGAAACACCTTCACCCATTCAGGCAGCGAGTATTCCCGCGTTAATGTCCGGGCGGGACATTATTGGGCAAGCACAAACCGGCACAGGGAAAACTGCGGCCTTCGCATTACCGATGCTCGCTAACATTGATCAATCGGCAAAACACCCACAAGCACTGATTTTAACCCCTACACGCGAACTGGCGATTCAGGTAGCTGAGGCATTTCAATCCTACGCCCGTTTCATGAAAGATTTTCACGTTCTGCCAATCTACGGTGGTCAGGACATGAGCACTCAGCTCAAACAACTACGAAGAGGTGTACAAGTTATTGTTGGTACGCCTGGGCGTGTACTAGATCACTTGCGCCGTAAAAGCCTGATCCTCTCGGATATTAAATTTCTAGTGCTGGACGAAGCTGACGAAATGCTACGCATGGGTTTTATCGATGATGTCGAAACTATTTTGTCGCATATCACCGGTAATAAACAAACCGCGCTGTTTTCAGCTACTTTGCCCGGCCCAATCCGTAAGGTAGCCAATCGTTTTTTAGAGAATCCAGAACATATTCACATCAAAGGCCAAAACGTTACTGTCGATACTATTGATCAACGCTTTTGGATGGTTAACCAGCAGCAGAAGATAGACGCGCTGACCCGTCTCCTCGAATTTGAAGAAATTGAGGCGGCCATTATTTTTGTACGCACGCGCGAAACCACCACTCAACTCGCCGAGAAAATTTCTGCCCGTGGCCATAGTTGCGCAGCGATTAATGGCGATATGAGCCAAAGCCAACGCGAGAAAACCATACGCCAACTTAAGGAAGGTCGCATTGATATTTTAGTCGCCACCGACGTTGCCGCTCGTGGTCTGGATGTCGAGCGCATTAGCCACGTGGTGAATTACGATATTCCCTATGATAGCGAAGCCTATGTCCACCGTATTGGTCGTACCGGACGCGCCGGGCGCAGCGGCCACGCGGTGCTGTTTGTCACGCCACGCGAGCAGCATTTACTGCGGTCGATTGAAAGAACTACCGGGCAACGTATCAGCCGTATCGCACTACCTTCGCCGGAGGACATTACCAACCAGCGTATTCAGCGTTTTAAACAAAAAATTAACGAGGCCATTCCTAATACCCCGAAACAATTTTTTGACTCGCTCATTGTCAACCTGTGCAATGAAATGGGTGAAACACCAGAGTCGTTAGCAGCTACCCTGGCTTTCTTATTACAGGAAAGTCGACCGCTGCAAGCACCACCGGAGCCAAAGGAAAAGCCCAGAAAAGATAAATTCGCTAAGGAAGGTTCAAGAAAAGAACGGCCCACAAAAGATCGTTTTAACAAAGAGCGCGGTGGTAAAGACCGCCCTGAAAAAACGCAGACAAATCGAGACAAGTCCGCACGCGAAAGGCCCGTAAGAAGTAGCCTTGATCGACACGACCGCAACGGTAAGAGCATAAGTGAGGGATCAAAAGATCGTCGCCCAACGGAGGAAGTAGCGCAAGACAGGGCAGAACGCCGCCCTCGTCGACGCGAAATACCAACAGTACCGTTGGAACTTTACCGCCTGGAGGTAGGCAGTAGTCATGCCGTGACACCGGGCGATATCGTCGGCGCCATCGCCAATGAAGCAGGCGTTGATAGCCAGTATTTTGGCCGTATTGATATTCAGGAAAACTTCAGTACCGTAGAGTTGCCAGAGGGCATGCCCAAGGATGTGTTGAAACATTTGAAAAAAGTCTGGGTACGGAATCAAAAATTGAATATTTCGCGCATTGGTGAAACGGCCAAACCGAAATCAGCAAAACCTAACTTTAAAAAGGCCGATGCCGGAAAAGCAGGAACCACCAAAAAGATGTCTGAACCTCGAAGCAAGAAAGCAGTGCGTCCAAAAAAATAA
- a CDS encoding EAL domain-containing protein has product MMVKSKADNNWTCGKQRSLSSLVLLIYVILMTPTSVLAAETPQVLKAGFYHRSPAIFTDKQGYPTDFWAGLSIASPKDGRLMSYLESRIDQRLNQLKSTPDLSYFQLTEKWLLDKPSEKPMVPNWIKWLFLAGLLIFLLLLAGTFVLRSRVKARTRELRQVACERRDSQLQLLASEQRLLAIVDNAPSIICLKDLEGKFLLVNNQFEQLFNVKRDQLIGKTDFDIFPKEIAEGVQAQDKEVIKNNGPLIQEDQAPDHNSNQYYITKKFPLRDEKGKPYAVCGLSTNITKYKHAENLITGQNQLLELISRGDTSLYQVFEAIINFTETHCPNTRASILRLEETKLRHGAAPSMPSAYNEIIDGLEIGSNMGSCGTAAYLNERVMVADVATDPRWVAFSELGDKFGFRACWSEPIVDSKGVVLGTFALYRKEAGVPDEDEIALIDAMGHIVGIAMERKKIQDELASANEEWMQAMDEFGDAVFLTDMERRLVRANKAFYHRIGSTPAKSVGKSILDSMDPRHDRATCKACQLQDRGEEGVVVFEQGDTNNPSSDWPAEVTIKLVRGEYGAPTGMLVTLRDLSPSRRVEEQLRLAASVFENTSEGVVITDHQGNILEVNDACIEILGYQRKDVVGQNPRLWKSERHDKLFYEILWKSLTEVGQWRGEIWNRHKNGTVFPVWSSINKVENEQGQLTHYIAIFSDISHIKKSQEQLDHLAHHDALTGLPNRLLLNERLTQSIKHAERQNTQLAVIFMDLDRFKNINDSLGHPAGDSLLSAIAQTLKKTVRSGDTVARIGGDEFVLLLEDIGSSYHAASIAEKVMRVFANCVQIGGREIQTTASMGISLYPQDGKDAAELLRNADAAMYRAKDEGRNTFEFYTEELTRNAFERVLLENSLRQALIQEQFVLFYQPQVDIASGKIIGAEALIRWQHPEQGLVSPVKFIPIAEECGLIHSIGEWVLRTACTQGKVWHDKGIEFGSIAVNIAGTQIQRSGLAKEVRKILEETQLPAAKLELEITEGFIMQQANFAISQLEEVRSLGVGLAIDDFGTGYSSLSYLKKLPIHKLKIDGSFIRDIPGDSNDMAISNAIIGLGKNLDLRVVAEGIETTEQANFLRQAGCSEGQGFLYSRPVTATEFEALVRKGRDLRLVS; this is encoded by the coding sequence ATGATGGTTAAATCCAAAGCTGACAATAATTGGACCTGTGGTAAACAACGTTCTCTGAGCAGCTTAGTTCTACTCATCTACGTGATATTGATGACTCCCACGAGCGTTTTGGCAGCGGAAACTCCTCAGGTTCTAAAAGCCGGCTTTTATCATCGTTCTCCCGCTATATTTACTGATAAACAAGGCTATCCAACGGATTTCTGGGCAGGCCTAAGCATAGCGTCTCCCAAGGATGGCAGGCTCATGTCCTACTTAGAATCAAGAATTGATCAGCGGTTAAACCAACTTAAGAGCACACCAGATTTAAGTTATTTTCAATTGACCGAAAAATGGTTACTAGATAAGCCCTCGGAAAAACCGATGGTGCCGAACTGGATAAAATGGCTTTTTCTGGCGGGACTATTGATATTTCTTCTGTTATTGGCAGGTACTTTCGTACTGCGGAGCCGCGTCAAAGCTCGAACCAGGGAATTACGACAAGTAGCGTGTGAACGTAGAGACTCTCAGTTGCAATTGCTGGCAAGCGAACAACGACTGCTAGCTATTGTCGATAACGCGCCATCCATTATCTGCTTGAAAGACTTGGAGGGAAAATTTCTCTTAGTCAATAATCAGTTTGAACAATTATTCAATGTGAAACGCGATCAGCTTATCGGTAAAACCGATTTTGATATTTTCCCCAAGGAAATCGCCGAGGGGGTTCAAGCGCAGGATAAGGAGGTGATAAAGAATAATGGGCCATTGATTCAGGAGGATCAGGCGCCGGATCACAACAGTAATCAGTATTACATTACCAAAAAGTTTCCTTTACGCGATGAAAAAGGTAAACCTTACGCCGTTTGTGGTCTTTCGACCAATATTACTAAGTATAAGCACGCGGAAAATCTCATCACCGGACAAAATCAACTGCTGGAACTTATTTCCAGAGGAGATACGTCCTTGTATCAGGTGTTTGAAGCAATTATCAATTTTACTGAAACGCATTGCCCGAATACCAGAGCTTCAATTTTGAGGCTCGAAGAAACTAAGTTACGTCATGGGGCAGCTCCCAGCATGCCATCAGCATATAACGAAATTATCGATGGACTGGAAATAGGGTCAAATATGGGCTCCTGCGGTACAGCGGCTTACTTGAATGAACGGGTTATGGTTGCAGATGTTGCGACAGACCCGCGCTGGGTAGCGTTTAGCGAGCTTGGTGATAAATTTGGCTTCCGCGCCTGTTGGTCTGAGCCGATAGTGGATAGTAAAGGAGTTGTGCTTGGCACCTTTGCGCTATACCGTAAAGAAGCCGGTGTGCCCGATGAAGACGAAATAGCATTGATCGACGCAATGGGTCATATTGTCGGTATTGCCATGGAACGGAAAAAAATACAGGACGAGTTGGCCAGTGCTAATGAGGAATGGATGCAAGCCATGGATGAGTTTGGTGATGCTGTCTTCCTGACTGACATGGAGCGGCGCTTAGTTCGCGCCAATAAAGCATTTTATCACAGAATTGGGTCGACTCCGGCCAAGTCCGTGGGCAAATCGATTCTTGATTCTATGGACCCTCGTCATGACCGCGCTACCTGTAAGGCCTGCCAGTTACAAGATAGGGGGGAGGAAGGCGTGGTTGTTTTTGAACAAGGGGATACCAATAATCCAAGCAGTGATTGGCCAGCAGAGGTCACCATTAAACTGGTGCGGGGAGAATACGGTGCGCCCACCGGAATGTTGGTTACGTTGCGAGATTTGAGCCCCTCTAGAAGGGTAGAGGAGCAGTTAAGATTGGCGGCTAGTGTCTTCGAAAACACTAGCGAAGGAGTGGTCATTACCGACCACCAGGGCAATATTCTTGAGGTTAACGATGCCTGTATTGAGATATTGGGCTACCAGCGGAAGGATGTTGTAGGCCAAAATCCTCGTCTCTGGAAGTCAGAACGTCATGATAAATTATTTTATGAAATTCTGTGGAAGTCCCTCACTGAGGTGGGGCAATGGCGCGGTGAAATTTGGAACCGCCATAAAAATGGGACGGTATTTCCCGTATGGAGTTCTATTAACAAGGTAGAAAACGAACAGGGGCAACTGACCCACTATATTGCGATATTTTCTGATATTAGCCATATCAAAAAATCTCAAGAGCAATTGGATCACCTTGCCCACCATGATGCCCTGACGGGCCTGCCAAATAGGCTTCTCTTGAATGAACGGTTAACCCAATCCATCAAACATGCGGAACGACAAAATACGCAGTTGGCGGTAATCTTTATGGATTTGGATCGCTTCAAAAATATTAATGACAGCCTAGGGCATCCCGCAGGCGATTCCTTATTAAGCGCCATTGCGCAGACGTTGAAAAAAACGGTACGGTCGGGGGATACCGTGGCCCGTATTGGAGGAGATGAATTTGTCCTGCTGCTGGAAGATATTGGCTCATCATATCATGCCGCCAGCATCGCAGAAAAAGTGATGCGCGTATTTGCCAACTGTGTACAAATCGGCGGTAGGGAAATTCAAACCACCGCTAGTATGGGGATTAGTCTTTATCCTCAGGACGGTAAAGATGCTGCTGAATTGTTAAGAAATGCCGATGCCGCTATGTATCGAGCTAAAGATGAAGGGCGCAATACCTTTGAGTTTTATACGGAAGAATTGACGCGTAATGCATTTGAACGAGTGCTTTTGGAAAACAGTCTGCGTCAAGCGTTAATTCAAGAGCAATTTGTGTTGTTCTATCAGCCTCAGGTAGACATAGCGTCAGGCAAAATTATTGGGGCCGAGGCACTGATTCGTTGGCAACATCCCGAGCAAGGTTTGGTTTCCCCCGTTAAATTCATTCCTATCGCGGAGGAGTGTGGCCTCATTCATTCGATCGGTGAATGGGTTTTACGTACAGCTTGCACGCAGGGAAAAGTCTGGCATGACAAAGGTATCGAGTTCGGATCGATTGCCGTTAATATTGCGGGCACCCAAATCCAACGCAGTGGACTAGCGAAAGAGGTAAGGAAAATTCTTGAGGAGACGCAGTTACCCGCTGCTAAGCTTGAACTTGAGATTACGGAAGGCTTTATTATGCAGCAGGCCAATTTCGCCATCAGCCAACTGGAGGAAGTGAGAAGCCTGGGTGTCGGGCTGGCGATAGATGATTTTGGTACAGGCTATTCGTCATTGAGTTATTTGAAAAAATTGCCCATTCATAAATTGAAAATTGACGGTTCCTTTATTCGAGATATACCAGGTGACTCCAATGATATGGCAATCTCCAACGCTATCATCGGATTGGGTAAAAACCTTGACTTAAGGGTAGTTGCTGAGGGTATTGAAACCACTGAACAGGCTAACTTTCTCCGACAAGCGGGTTGCTCGGAGGGTCAGGGTTTTCTCTATAGTCGTCCTGTTACTGCGACTGAGTTTGAGGCGCTTGTCCGCAAAGGCCGGGATTTACGGCTGGTTAGCTAG
- a CDS encoding Dabb family protein, protein MKPRTNRYLAVAILLSVFSGCTSNNPVAAKQDYIYHVVVAWLKQPGDTEAQQALIDGTKSLRDIPGVIAVSAGRTFASERAVVDDSFDVALTIVLKDQAALASYQNHPVHNKVKSEILKPLVARYIVYNYVD, encoded by the coding sequence ATGAAACCCCGGACTAACCGCTATTTAGCTGTCGCAATTTTACTTAGTGTTTTCAGCGGTTGTACTTCGAACAATCCCGTAGCAGCAAAGCAAGATTACATTTATCACGTCGTGGTCGCTTGGCTCAAACAACCCGGCGACACTGAGGCACAACAGGCTCTAATCGACGGCACTAAGTCGCTGCGCGACATCCCGGGTGTGATCGCAGTCAGCGCCGGTAGAACCTTTGCCAGCGAACGGGCAGTTGTCGATGATTCCTTTGATGTCGCCCTAACCATCGTGTTAAAAGACCAAGCAGCTTTAGCCTCCTACCAAAATCACCCAGTCCACAACAAGGTAAAAAGCGAAATACTAAAACCTTTGGTGGCGCGTTACATTGTCTATAACTACGTTGATTAG
- a CDS encoding (2Fe-2S)-binding protein: MKLHINGIEYQIELEPDTPLLWAIRDNLGLTGTKFGCGIAQCGACTVHLDGKAVRSCVLPVSAAVGKKITTIEGLSKNADHPVQKAWQEIDVPQCGYCQSGQIMTAAALLQDTPNPSDAQIEAAMTNLCRCGSYLRIKQAVKNAAKA; the protein is encoded by the coding sequence ATGAAATTGCATATCAATGGGATTGAATATCAAATTGAGCTTGAGCCTGACACTCCACTACTTTGGGCTATTCGTGACAACCTCGGATTAACCGGCACTAAGTTCGGCTGTGGTATCGCCCAATGCGGGGCCTGTACGGTTCATCTTGATGGCAAAGCAGTGCGTTCCTGTGTATTACCGGTCAGCGCTGCTGTAGGTAAAAAAATCACGACTATCGAAGGGCTCTCAAAAAACGCTGACCACCCCGTCCAAAAAGCGTGGCAGGAAATAGATGTGCCGCAGTGCGGTTATTGTCAATCCGGGCAAATCATGACAGCCGCGGCGCTGCTGCAGGACACCCCGAATCCCAGCGACGCACAAATTGAAGCTGCGATGACTAATCTATGTCGTTGCGGTAGTTACCTTCGCATTAAACAAGCCGTTAAAAACGCCGCCAAAGCCTAG
- a CDS encoding YaiI/YqxD family protein has translation MHIWVDADACPAVIKEILFRASQRTQIPTTLVANHAMRIPNQPQLRFIQVTSGFDVADNFIVQQLQPDDLVITADIPLAAEVIEKKGVAINPRGTLYTESNIRQRLAMRNFMEEMRSIGQASGGPPPLSQTDRQAFANSLDRLLAKYKHSTNTD, from the coding sequence ATGCATATCTGGGTCGATGCTGATGCTTGTCCGGCGGTAATTAAAGAAATCCTTTTTCGCGCCAGCCAGCGCACTCAGATTCCTACGACGTTGGTCGCCAATCACGCCATGCGTATTCCCAATCAACCCCAACTACGTTTTATCCAGGTCACCTCAGGCTTTGATGTTGCTGATAACTTTATCGTGCAGCAACTACAGCCCGATGACCTCGTCATCACTGCCGATATTCCCCTTGCGGCTGAGGTGATCGAGAAAAAAGGGGTGGCCATTAATCCGCGCGGTACACTTTATACTGAATCCAATATTCGCCAACGTTTAGCGATGCGTAATTTCATGGAGGAAATGCGTAGTATCGGACAGGCGAGCGGCGGACCACCACCGCTAAGCCAAACTGACAGACAAGCATTTGCTAATTCCTTGGATAGATTGTTAGCCAAATACAAGCACTCAACCAACACAGACTGA
- a CDS encoding xanthine dehydrogenase family protein molybdopterin-binding subunit — MDDIINISRRQLVKGGATSLLLAFTLPLRPRLALSDTSIPTPTRLNAFLKLDNNGKVTFYSPFIEMGQGTYTSLPMLVAEELDINIEAIKVVQAPHGDEYKIMFGGTRRFTGGSFSIRSSYDTMRSAGAAARSMLLEAAAQTWQVPVTQLQTELGYVLHSSTGRKLTYGSLVQQAAKITPPDNPILKPPSAFRYIGKPVKRTDSKVKTDGSAEFGIDVKVPGMLYAAVKKSPVYGAALKSFDTEAVSKLAGIIAIEPIPHGVAVVADTFWHAKQALDQLPVVFEASENEAFSSANLAQQMIARLDEPGITAETKGDVTLAFKQAKHVISAVYEVPFLAHTTMEPMNCTALVTNKSCELWAPNQGADFFAEMAANLTGLPLSKITVHTPFLGGGFGRRFYSDYAEQAVLLSKKLGKPIKVIWTREEDIQQDFFRPMTVVKHRAAIDQTGSISGWHSTLAGEGPSGRLSRPKPNEVDNSVVEGARDQPYQITNKRVDWVEHKHPIPIGFWRSVGHSFNGFITESFVDEMAYATDKEPVEFRRGLLSEAPRFLRLLNSVTEMAGYRAGIQEVSGVRYAYGFAMHKSFNSIVAQVAKVSIEEGQANVHKIWCAVDCGTAVNPDTIEAQMQSGISTGLSQLFFEEVTFAKGKAEQSNFHNYRILPPNMMPDVAVKIIQSGAETGGIGEPGTPPTAAAVTNAIFKLTKHRIRQLPIANIDLSIAVEETPG, encoded by the coding sequence ATGGACGACATCATTAATATCTCTCGTCGACAGTTAGTAAAGGGTGGTGCCACTAGTCTTCTCTTGGCCTTTACCCTCCCCTTAAGACCTCGGTTGGCACTGTCGGATACATCAATACCCACCCCAACCCGTCTGAATGCATTCTTAAAGCTCGACAACAACGGTAAAGTCACCTTCTATAGCCCTTTTATCGAAATGGGCCAAGGTACTTACACTTCGCTACCCATGTTGGTTGCCGAAGAATTGGATATCAATATAGAGGCTATAAAAGTCGTACAGGCACCGCACGGAGATGAGTATAAAATCATGTTTGGTGGCACTCGACGTTTCACCGGCGGGAGTTTTAGTATTCGTTCGAGCTATGACACGATGCGCAGTGCTGGAGCAGCAGCCCGTAGTATGCTATTGGAAGCCGCCGCTCAAACCTGGCAAGTCCCTGTCACGCAATTGCAAACTGAATTAGGCTATGTATTACACAGCTCGACAGGGCGCAAGCTCACCTATGGCAGCCTAGTACAACAAGCGGCAAAAATAACACCACCAGATAATCCCATTCTAAAACCACCTTCGGCATTTCGTTACATTGGCAAACCCGTCAAGCGTACCGATTCGAAAGTCAAAACAGACGGCTCTGCTGAATTTGGTATCGATGTTAAAGTACCGGGCATGCTCTATGCTGCGGTTAAGAAAAGTCCAGTCTATGGCGCTGCGCTAAAATCTTTTGATACCGAAGCCGTCAGTAAATTAGCGGGTATTATTGCCATCGAGCCTATCCCTCATGGCGTAGCAGTGGTGGCCGACACTTTTTGGCATGCGAAGCAGGCACTCGATCAACTGCCTGTTGTTTTTGAAGCATCAGAAAACGAGGCCTTTTCATCAGCTAATCTTGCCCAGCAAATGATTGCACGCTTGGATGAGCCCGGTATTACCGCAGAAACCAAAGGCGATGTTACGCTGGCATTCAAACAGGCAAAGCATGTAATAAGTGCGGTCTATGAAGTGCCTTTTTTGGCGCACACAACTATGGAGCCAATGAACTGTACAGCGTTAGTCACCAATAAATCCTGCGAACTTTGGGCGCCAAATCAGGGTGCCGATTTTTTTGCTGAAATGGCGGCCAACCTTACTGGTCTACCACTTTCTAAAATCACTGTACATACGCCCTTTCTCGGTGGCGGTTTTGGTCGTCGTTTTTACTCAGACTACGCTGAACAGGCCGTACTGCTCTCGAAAAAACTGGGCAAGCCCATTAAAGTGATATGGACTCGGGAAGAAGATATACAACAGGACTTTTTCCGGCCAATGACGGTGGTAAAACATCGTGCAGCCATTGACCAAACAGGTAGTATTAGCGGCTGGCATTCAACACTGGCCGGCGAGGGTCCCTCTGGGCGCTTATCTCGCCCCAAGCCCAACGAGGTGGATAATTCCGTGGTTGAGGGTGCTAGAGATCAACCCTACCAGATCACCAATAAGCGGGTTGATTGGGTAGAGCACAAACATCCTATTCCGATCGGCTTTTGGCGTTCGGTCGGGCACTCTTTTAACGGTTTTATCACCGAAAGCTTCGTTGACGAAATGGCCTATGCCACCGATAAAGAGCCCGTCGAGTTCAGACGCGGCCTGCTTTCCGAAGCCCCTCGCTTCCTCAGACTTTTAAATAGCGTCACCGAGATGGCTGGTTATCGGGCGGGCATTCAGGAGGTGTCCGGCGTGCGATATGCCTATGGCTTCGCTATGCACAAATCCTTTAATTCCATCGTAGCTCAGGTTGCCAAGGTTTCCATTGAGGAAGGTCAGGCCAATGTCCATAAGATTTGGTGCGCGGTCGACTGCGGCACTGCCGTTAATCCAGACACTATCGAGGCACAAATGCAAAGCGGCATTTCCACAGGCTTATCACAATTATTTTTTGAAGAGGTTACTTTCGCAAAGGGTAAAGCCGAGCAGAGTAACTTCCATAATTATCGGATATTACCGCCTAACATGATGCCGGATGTAGCAGTGAAAATTATTCAAAGCGGTGCGGAGACCGGCGGAATAGGCGAACCCGGTACGCCGCCAACAGCGGCAGCGGTGACCAACGCGATATTTAAGCTTACCAAACACCGAATTCGGCAATTACCGATAGCTAATATCGATTTGTCCATTGCCGTTGAAGAAACCCCTGGCTAG